A region of Sulfuricella denitrificans skB26 DNA encodes the following proteins:
- a CDS encoding class I SAM-dependent methyltransferase codes for MVSNNIDEVELQRNYYAETACRYNEMHVDGEDDEHNFALSFMESALNYLGVKSILDIGSGTGRTLLYLKDKRPDIRIVGIEPVKELREIGYKNGIAPTDLVGGDALNLQYKNGEFDLVCEFGVLHHIRRPEIVVSEMLRVAKKAIFLSDSNNFGQGSAIARNVKQIINLLGLWRAADFIKTKGKGYTISEGDGLGYSYSVFDNYELIRQQCKSIHLLNTKDGQINPYKTASHVALLGIKRS; via the coding sequence ATGGTGTCAAATAATATTGATGAAGTAGAGCTGCAGCGCAACTATTATGCTGAAACAGCGTGTCGGTATAACGAGATGCATGTTGACGGGGAGGATGATGAACATAATTTCGCGTTGTCATTTATGGAATCAGCACTGAATTATCTGGGGGTTAAGTCAATTCTTGATATTGGTTCCGGAACCGGTAGAACGTTACTCTACTTGAAAGATAAACGGCCGGATATTCGCATTGTGGGAATCGAGCCGGTCAAAGAACTGCGAGAGATAGGATATAAGAATGGGATAGCTCCGACCGACTTGGTGGGTGGTGATGCGCTTAACCTTCAGTATAAAAATGGCGAGTTTGATTTGGTTTGTGAGTTTGGTGTTTTACATCATATTAGAAGACCAGAGATTGTCGTATCAGAAATGCTTCGTGTAGCCAAGAAGGCCATATTTTTGTCTGATAGTAACAATTTTGGGCAAGGGTCGGCTATCGCACGAAATGTAAAACAGATTATTAATTTGTTGGGGTTATGGCGAGCAGCAGATTTTATAAAAACAAAAGGTAAGGGATATACGATTTCAGAAGGAGATGGTCTTGGCTATTCATATTCGGTGTTTGATAACTATGAGCTAATAAGGCAGCAGTGTAAGAGTATTCATTTGTTGAATACCAAGGATGGGCAAATTAATCCCTATAAAACGGCAAGCCACGTGGCACTTTTGGGTATCAAGCGTTCTTGA
- a CDS encoding SGNH/GDSL hydrolase family protein yields MKFIFPFKDVSKLLLLLFAVVVLAGSGYRDTDVRLSRWFANGLAGKKICFVGDSTTSNATMLFKELNDFYAKEGEALYGVESILNYGENGASLSEFLRDRVTYGLTASIAAQADLYVISYGINDVRLGQTTENQLVSRLTSAVNSIRAGVPNADIVLRMPNSLLSVDINGYGFVKPNNNAQAYSTLLRNAYKRLENQWDNVVVLDTQDRVFGQVSPPSSTNMSDQLHPSSTGYILSAKVLVDLIGQKQPYDTAQAARARVSKPSAPYTLYSRAVEDPSYYDLVATGRWVASSIVGVSNGYVDFDWPKNKSGDIRCGDILQMARNHAFSLPSNCTIAPIGQNTRIYNLGRSLPPITMTGGTVNIWRAK; encoded by the coding sequence ATGAAATTTATCTTCCCTTTCAAGGACGTGTCAAAATTATTACTACTTCTTTTTGCTGTTGTGGTTCTTGCCGGTTCCGGATACCGAGATACTGATGTACGTCTTTCGCGTTGGTTTGCCAATGGGTTAGCTGGAAAAAAAATCTGTTTTGTGGGTGACAGCACGACATCCAATGCAACCATGCTCTTCAAGGAGCTTAATGATTTTTATGCGAAGGAAGGCGAGGCTCTTTATGGTGTCGAATCTATCCTGAATTATGGAGAAAATGGTGCAAGTCTGTCCGAGTTTCTGAGAGACAGAGTGACTTATGGATTAACTGCCTCAATTGCAGCGCAGGCAGATCTTTATGTTATTAGCTATGGCATCAACGATGTAAGGTTAGGTCAAACAACCGAGAACCAACTTGTCTCTAGGCTAACGTCAGCTGTTAACAGCATCCGGGCAGGGGTGCCTAATGCGGATATCGTTCTCAGAATGCCGAATAGTCTTCTATCAGTAGACATTAACGGATACGGTTTTGTTAAACCCAATAATAATGCACAGGCCTATTCCACGCTGCTACGAAATGCTTATAAGCGACTTGAAAATCAATGGGATAATGTGGTTGTGCTCGACACTCAAGACAGGGTTTTTGGTCAGGTATCACCCCCTTCGTCTACAAACATGAGCGATCAGTTGCATCCATCATCGACGGGATACATATTGTCAGCAAAGGTTCTGGTTGATTTAATTGGGCAAAAACAGCCCTATGATACAGCGCAGGCGGCCAGAGCTCGAGTATCAAAGCCATCTGCTCCATATACCCTTTACTCCAGGGCGGTAGAAGATCCAAGCTATTATGATTTAGTGGCAACCGGGCGATGGGTTGCATCCAGCATAGTTGGCGTATCCAACGGGTATGTTGATTTCGACTGGCCTAAAAATAAATCCGGAGATATTCGTTGCGGAGATATCTTGCAGATGGCCAGGAATCATGCATTCTCTTTGCCCTCGAATTGCACTATTGCTCCAATAGGCCAAAATACTCGGATATACAACCTTGGCCGATCGCTGCCGCCTATTACGATGACTGGTGGGACGGTCAATATTTGGAGAGCGAAATAG
- a CDS encoding glycosyltransferase: MRILHLISSVNPEGGGPIEGVKQIARIAEGAGSIVEVASMDDPSAPWLAAFPFKVHALGPPRLLSKSIHYAYAPNLIPWLQAHHKNYDAIIINGLWQYHGFAAWRVLHGSKTPYFVFTHGMLDPWFKRTYPFKHLKKWLYWPWAEYRVLRDAKAVLFTCEEERILARQSFWLYRCNEEVVGYGTSAPPGDAALQREIFLNDYPELRNKRLLFFISRIHPKKGCDLLIEAFSRVAKADPSLHLVMAGPDQIGWQAELEATSKLLGIAERITWTGMLSGDKKWGAYRAAVVFVLSSHQENFGIVVAEALACGLPALISKRVNIWREVEAEGAGIVANDDLDGTIGMLKEWLNMKPEDQQKMKQNALICFTKHFEISAAVKRLYSVLSR, translated from the coding sequence ATGCGCATATTGCATCTTATTTCTTCGGTGAACCCCGAAGGTGGTGGCCCGATTGAGGGCGTCAAGCAAATTGCGCGGATAGCTGAAGGGGCGGGCTCCATAGTGGAAGTGGCATCTATGGATGACCCTTCTGCGCCCTGGTTGGCCGCGTTTCCGTTTAAGGTGCATGCCCTGGGGCCACCCCGGTTACTTAGCAAAAGCATACATTATGCCTACGCGCCAAACTTGATTCCCTGGTTGCAGGCGCACCACAAAAACTATGATGCGATAATCATAAACGGTCTATGGCAATATCATGGCTTTGCTGCTTGGCGCGTATTGCATGGCAGCAAGACGCCTTATTTTGTTTTTACGCATGGCATGCTGGACCCATGGTTCAAGCGAACCTACCCATTCAAACACCTCAAGAAATGGCTTTACTGGCCTTGGGCTGAGTATCGTGTACTTCGGGATGCAAAAGCGGTTTTGTTTACATGCGAAGAAGAGCGGATTCTTGCACGGCAATCCTTCTGGCTATATCGATGCAATGAAGAGGTGGTGGGTTACGGAACCTCCGCACCGCCGGGGGATGCGGCACTCCAGCGCGAGATTTTTTTGAATGATTATCCTGAGCTTCGCAATAAAAGACTGTTGTTTTTTATCAGTCGTATCCACCCCAAAAAAGGCTGTGATCTGTTGATCGAAGCGTTTTCGCGAGTGGCGAAGGCAGATCCCTCGTTGCACCTTGTCATGGCAGGGCCTGATCAAATAGGGTGGCAAGCGGAACTTGAGGCCACAAGTAAATTGCTGGGAATCGCGGAACGTATTACCTGGACGGGCATGTTGTCCGGAGATAAGAAATGGGGAGCATACCGGGCAGCGGTGGTATTCGTGCTCTCATCCCATCAGGAGAATTTCGGCATTGTGGTTGCAGAGGCATTGGCATGTGGTTTGCCGGCTCTGATCTCCAAACGGGTCAATATCTGGAGGGAAGTCGAGGCAGAGGGGGCAGGCATTGTCGCCAACGATGATCTGGATGGTACGATAGGCATGCTGAAAGAATGGCTGAATATGAAACCGGAAGATCAACAGAAAATGAAGCAGAATGCGCTGATATGTTTTACCAAACACTTTGAAATAAGTGCGGCTGTAAAGAGATTGTATTCGGTACTGTCCAGATAA
- a CDS encoding LbetaH domain-containing protein, protein MLRCFGARLGKGCHIYPQARIWAPWNLICDDVVGVADEAIIYNPEPIYLGSHSVISQQAYLCGASHDPDDPAFPLIAKPIRIGAYAWVCSRATVQLGVNMAEGAVLGLGGVATKDMEPWSVYGGIPARKIKNRVHHENL, encoded by the coding sequence TTGTTGCGTTGTTTCGGCGCCAGGCTGGGTAAAGGTTGCCATATTTATCCCCAGGCCAGGATTTGGGCGCCGTGGAACCTGATTTGCGACGATGTAGTGGGTGTGGCCGATGAGGCGATTATTTATAATCCAGAACCGATTTATCTGGGATCTCACAGTGTTATTTCGCAACAAGCCTATTTGTGTGGGGCGAGCCATGATCCCGATGATCCGGCGTTCCCGTTAATAGCCAAACCTATACGTATTGGAGCATATGCCTGGGTTTGCTCGCGTGCTACGGTCCAACTTGGGGTGAATATGGCGGAGGGTGCCGTTTTAGGTTTGGGTGGTGTCGCAACAAAAGATATGGAGCCGTGGTCAGTATATGGAGGTATTCCGGCGCGAAAAATAAAGAATAGGGTTCACCATGAGAATCTTTAG
- a CDS encoding glycosyltransferase family 2 protein, whose translation MISVLILTKNEEKDLPGCLESVSWSDDVHVYDSNSTDRTVEIAKSANATVTQRPFDNWAAHQNWGLQNISFKYPWVFYIDADERMTPELILEVRKAVENPGENVAFRIQRRDFFMGRWLKHVQTSPFYLRLFRPEKMRYERLVNPISIPDGPVGQVSGYLDHFPFGKGISHWVERHNSYSTFEAQQIVSNRSNNEKFSLWKAFFEKDFHKKRYHQKELFYRLPARPLIKFTLLYFLKRGFLDGRAGFTYSALQSIYEYMIVLKSRELERHKQGLPI comes from the coding sequence ATGATTTCTGTACTGATTCTGACGAAAAACGAAGAGAAAGACCTCCCCGGTTGTTTGGAGTCGGTAAGCTGGTCAGATGATGTCCATGTGTACGATTCCAATAGCACTGATAGAACGGTGGAAATCGCAAAATCCGCCAATGCAACGGTCACTCAAAGGCCATTTGATAATTGGGCGGCTCACCAGAATTGGGGGCTCCAGAATATTTCATTTAAATATCCATGGGTTTTCTATATTGATGCGGACGAGCGGATGACGCCGGAATTGATTCTGGAAGTCCGTAAAGCGGTGGAGAATCCAGGTGAGAATGTCGCCTTTCGCATACAGCGGCGTGATTTTTTTATGGGGCGCTGGCTCAAGCATGTGCAAACTTCGCCTTTCTACCTTCGCCTTTTTCGTCCGGAAAAAATGCGGTACGAAAGGTTGGTAAATCCGATCTCTATCCCTGATGGCCCTGTTGGGCAAGTGAGCGGTTATCTGGATCACTTCCCTTTTGGCAAGGGAATTTCGCATTGGGTAGAGCGTCACAATTCATATAGCACTTTTGAAGCGCAGCAAATTGTGAGTAATCGATCGAATAATGAAAAATTTAGCCTATGGAAGGCATTTTTCGAGAAAGATTTTCATAAAAAACGATATCATCAAAAGGAATTGTTTTATCGGCTTCCTGCGCGGCCCTTGATAAAATTCACGCTGCTGTATTTTCTGAAGCGGGGTTTTCTGGATGGCCGTGCCGGGTTTACTTATTCGGCACTGCAATCAATCTATGAATATATGATTGTTCTCAAATCGCGGGAGCTGGAGCGGCACAAGCAGGGTCTTCCCATATAA
- a CDS encoding glycosyltransferase WbuB, with amino-acid sequence MRILINSINYSPELTGIGKYTGEMAEWLAEQGHEVRVVTAPPYYPAWRVAKGYSAGWYRREVVAGVAVFRCPLWVPKKPTGLTRILHLCSFAMSCFPLMIWHGLIWRPNIVFTIEPPLFCAPAAWMAARLAGAKAWLHVQDFEVDAAFELGILRSRKLRSAVLAVEKWLLRRFDRVSSISIRMVERLAGKGVDSSRRVLFQNWVDTSAIYPLDNVEGFRRELGIPEDVQILLYSGNMGEKQGLEILIEAAKMLSERRDMLFILCGEGASRQRLMEMSEGLGNVKFFPLQPMDRLNELLNLADIHLLPQRGDAEDLVMPSKLTAILASGRPVIATVREGTQIANVVKDCGIVVNPGDVSGLRDAIVTLAGDSGRRSSLGKDGREYAVRNWKKDNVLRQAFPVK; translated from the coding sequence ATGCGGATCCTGATCAATAGCATCAACTATTCCCCGGAATTAACCGGGATTGGCAAATACACAGGCGAGATGGCAGAATGGCTGGCCGAACAGGGGCATGAAGTTCGTGTAGTTACAGCACCGCCATATTATCCAGCATGGCGAGTTGCCAAGGGATATTCCGCTGGCTGGTACAGGCGGGAAGTTGTGGCTGGGGTAGCTGTCTTCAGGTGTCCACTGTGGGTTCCAAAAAAACCTACAGGTCTGACCAGGATATTGCATCTGTGCAGCTTTGCCATGAGTTGTTTTCCACTTATGATCTGGCATGGCCTGATTTGGCGGCCGAATATCGTGTTTACGATCGAGCCGCCGCTGTTTTGCGCCCCAGCGGCCTGGATGGCGGCACGACTTGCGGGCGCTAAAGCCTGGCTGCATGTGCAGGATTTTGAAGTGGACGCGGCATTTGAGCTGGGGATATTGCGCTCCAGAAAGTTGCGTTCTGCTGTGCTGGCAGTAGAAAAATGGTTGCTGCGGCGGTTCGACAGGGTTTCCAGCATATCCATACGCATGGTCGAAAGACTGGCTGGCAAGGGCGTGGATAGCAGCAGAAGGGTATTGTTCCAGAACTGGGTGGATACTTCGGCAATTTACCCTCTGGATAACGTAGAAGGTTTCCGGCGGGAACTGGGGATTCCGGAAGATGTGCAAATCTTGCTTTATTCTGGAAACATGGGGGAAAAGCAAGGGCTGGAGATTTTGATAGAGGCGGCCAAAATGCTGTCTGAGCGCCGGGATATGCTTTTTATTCTTTGCGGAGAGGGCGCATCCCGGCAAAGATTGATGGAAATGTCTGAGGGGCTCGGGAATGTTAAATTTTTCCCGCTACAGCCGATGGATCGGCTCAATGAGCTGTTGAACCTGGCGGATATCCATTTGCTGCCTCAGCGGGGCGATGCAGAGGATCTGGTGATGCCGTCCAAGCTGACGGCAATACTTGCAAGTGGCCGGCCAGTGATTGCAACGGTACGTGAAGGCACGCAAATTGCCAATGTGGTGAAGGATTGCGGGATTGTGGTCAATCCAGGGGATGTCTCTGGATTGCGTGATGCGATTGTTACACTGGCTGGGGATTCTGGGCGGCGTTCTAGCCTGGGGAAGGATGGAAGGGAATATGCAGTTCGCAACTGGAAGAAAGATAATGTTTTACGTCAGGCATTCCCTGTGAAGTGA
- the xrtD gene encoding VPLPA-CTERM-specific exosortase XrtD: MMNDSGNAVVVWRPTLWIWLVGAVLCLLTGVIYFEGLKALVAMWDTKEEYSYGYMIPFITLFLIWQRKDLLERIDFNGSWAGFVLVLVGLALFLLGNLSTLFLIVHYSFLVVVLGLVLAFCGWQGFKIVAVPLLFLAFMIPLPSFLLTELSTRLQFISSEIGVWVIRLFGISVFLEGNVIDLGSLKLQVVEACSGLRYLFPLMTLGFISAYFFKAAFWKRAFVFLSSIPVTVLMNSFRIGIIGVTVEYWGKEMAEGFLHDFEGWAVFMACTAVLVVEMWVLSKIGNKRLPLREAFGLELPAHTPEGAQVRSRELTKPFLSALFVVMAVSIVTMLMPERVEVPPQRKDFSTFPLELGSWKGKDNRLEQIYLDALKLDDYLLVDFSEEPGKPVNLYMAYYATQRKGESAHSPRTCIPGGGWTMVGLAEHVVEGVTMNGRPLVVNRAVIQLGEQKQLTYYWFQQRGRVITNEYLVKWFIFWDALTRNRTDGALVRLVAPVMPGEDVAVAEQRLQRFLKEAAGQLSSFVPD, translated from the coding sequence ATGATGAATGATTCGGGTAATGCAGTAGTTGTATGGCGGCCGACTTTGTGGATTTGGCTGGTTGGTGCTGTTCTGTGCCTGTTAACCGGAGTGATCTATTTCGAAGGCCTGAAGGCGCTGGTCGCGATGTGGGACACAAAGGAAGAATATAGCTATGGCTATATGATCCCTTTCATTACGCTGTTCCTCATTTGGCAGCGCAAAGATCTTCTTGAGCGAATTGATTTCAATGGCTCCTGGGCAGGGTTTGTATTGGTACTGGTTGGCTTGGCGCTGTTCTTGCTCGGTAACCTGAGCACTTTGTTCCTGATCGTTCATTACTCTTTTCTGGTGGTTGTGTTGGGCTTGGTGCTGGCATTCTGCGGCTGGCAGGGCTTCAAGATCGTTGCCGTGCCATTGCTTTTCCTGGCTTTCATGATCCCGTTGCCGTCATTTTTGCTTACGGAACTTTCCACTCGCTTGCAGTTTATATCCTCCGAGATTGGGGTCTGGGTCATTCGCCTGTTTGGTATCAGTGTGTTCCTGGAAGGGAATGTGATCGATTTGGGCAGCTTGAAATTGCAAGTGGTAGAGGCTTGCAGTGGTCTGCGATATCTATTCCCGCTGATGACTTTGGGATTCATCTCGGCTTACTTTTTCAAGGCGGCATTCTGGAAGAGGGCTTTTGTATTCCTTTCATCAATTCCGGTTACAGTGCTGATGAACAGTTTTCGAATCGGCATAATCGGCGTGACCGTGGAGTATTGGGGTAAGGAGATGGCTGAGGGTTTTCTGCACGATTTTGAGGGATGGGCCGTGTTCATGGCTTGTACCGCGGTTCTAGTCGTTGAAATGTGGGTGCTTTCCAAAATTGGAAATAAGCGTCTGCCTCTGCGCGAGGCGTTCGGGCTGGAATTGCCTGCGCATACGCCTGAAGGTGCCCAAGTGAGGAGTCGTGAGCTTACCAAACCTTTTCTGTCAGCGCTGTTCGTGGTAATGGCGGTGTCCATAGTAACCATGCTCATGCCGGAACGTGTCGAGGTTCCACCGCAACGCAAGGATTTCTCTACGTTTCCACTTGAGTTAGGTAGTTGGAAAGGTAAAGATAATCGCCTGGAGCAGATTTACCTGGATGCATTGAAACTAGACGACTATCTGCTGGTTGATTTTTCAGAAGAGCCGGGTAAGCCAGTCAATTTATACATGGCTTATTATGCTACACAGCGCAAGGGTGAATCGGCTCATTCGCCACGTACCTGTATTCCGGGCGGCGGCTGGACAATGGTAGGGCTGGCGGAGCATGTTGTGGAAGGGGTAACCATGAACGGTCGTCCGCTGGTGGTAAACCGCGCGGTGATTCAATTGGGTGAACAAAAGCAGCTGACGTACTATTGGTTCCAGCAGCGTGGGCGCGTGATTACCAATGAATATCTGGTGAAATGGTTTATTTTCTGGGATGCGCTAACGCGTAATCGCACGGATGGCGCGTTGGTCAGGCTGGTGGCGCCAGTAATGCCGGGCGAGGATGTTGCGGTAGCGGAGCAGCGGTTGCAGCGCTTTCTCAAGGAGGCGGCTGGTCAGTTGAGTAGCTTTGTGCCTGATTAA
- a CDS encoding glycosyltransferase family 4 protein gives MNFLFVLLTALLVSMAIIPIMIRLAPVLGMVDLPDPRKVHSVPIPRVGGIGIVLGALISILLWVPISSAIAFYLFGSVVLLIFGTWDDCRELGHYVKFIGQFVAVIGLVYFGDVWVALVPFMDDPLPAYIGKPFTVVAIVGMINAINHSDGLDGLAAGESMLSLACVAYLAYVADGIAVTLIALAVMGGVFGFLRFNTHPARVFMGDSGSQFLGFSLGALAVILTQQTNTGLSMALPALILGLPIVDILAVFAQRAYQGLNWFKATRNHIHHRLLDLGFDHYQSVVVIYAIQTFFVLSALALQYEADAVLLSLYLGVCALVFVLLILGERTGWRVNRHGSESRLSRFVLSLKSHPLFSTAPTLFIRITVPAFFVIVSLWVGDVPRDFGLTGVAIAAVLLVAMLFDRVQSNAYLVRIAIYGTAAFLVYLTHQYTSQLPEDFPELRWAYFVALALAIVIVVRYVHDVDFRSTPMDYLVVFLVIASGLFMDGASADSAFGEMVIKGVILFYGCEIIINRGNKFWGRVLNISVMAASGILGAKGLLQL, from the coding sequence TTGAATTTTCTTTTTGTATTGCTGACCGCTTTGCTTGTCAGTATGGCGATCATTCCAATCATGATCCGTCTGGCGCCGGTGCTGGGAATGGTCGATCTACCTGATCCGCGCAAAGTTCATTCTGTACCGATTCCTCGTGTGGGCGGGATTGGTATCGTGCTTGGCGCGCTGATTTCCATTCTGTTGTGGGTGCCGATCAGTTCTGCCATCGCTTTTTATCTCTTCGGCTCGGTCGTGCTGCTGATTTTTGGTACCTGGGATGATTGCCGGGAACTGGGCCATTACGTCAAGTTCATCGGGCAGTTTGTTGCGGTCATCGGCCTGGTTTATTTTGGCGATGTCTGGGTAGCCTTGGTGCCGTTTATGGACGATCCGCTGCCTGCATATATTGGCAAGCCGTTCACGGTGGTTGCTATTGTTGGCATGATCAATGCGATTAACCACTCCGATGGCCTGGATGGATTGGCGGCTGGTGAGTCGATGTTGAGTCTGGCATGCGTCGCCTATCTGGCATATGTCGCGGATGGTATCGCGGTGACGTTGATCGCCCTTGCGGTGATGGGTGGGGTGTTTGGTTTTCTGCGTTTCAACACGCATCCCGCACGCGTGTTCATGGGGGATTCTGGCAGCCAGTTTCTTGGGTTTTCGCTGGGCGCGCTTGCGGTGATCCTGACCCAGCAGACCAACACGGGTTTGAGCATGGCATTGCCAGCACTGATTCTTGGGCTGCCGATTGTGGATATTCTCGCGGTGTTTGCTCAGCGTGCTTATCAGGGGTTGAACTGGTTCAAGGCGACCAGGAACCATATCCACCATCGCCTGCTTGATCTGGGTTTCGATCATTATCAGTCGGTCGTGGTTATTTACGCTATCCAGACGTTTTTTGTGCTTAGCGCTCTGGCGTTACAGTATGAGGCTGATGCCGTCCTGCTGTCTCTCTACCTTGGTGTATGTGCTCTGGTATTTGTCCTGCTTATTCTGGGCGAGCGCACTGGCTGGCGGGTAAATCGGCATGGTTCAGAATCCCGATTGAGCCGGTTTGTTTTGTCACTCAAGAGCCATCCATTATTTAGCACGGCACCAACCCTGTTTATCAGGATAACGGTCCCCGCTTTTTTTGTTATCGTTAGCTTATGGGTCGGCGATGTGCCGCGCGATTTTGGACTGACTGGGGTTGCTATTGCGGCTGTCTTGCTGGTGGCGATGCTGTTCGATCGCGTGCAGAGCAACGCCTACCTGGTGCGGATTGCCATTTATGGTACGGCTGCCTTTCTTGTTTATCTGACTCATCAGTACACTTCGCAGTTGCCGGAAGATTTTCCCGAACTACGCTGGGCGTATTTTGTTGCGCTGGCCTTGGCTATTGTCATCGTGGTGCGCTATGTGCACGACGTCGATTTCCGTTCGACGCCGATGGATTATCTGGTGGTGTTTCTGGTCATTGCCAGTGGCCTGTTCATGGATGGGGCTTCTGCGGACTCAGCATTCGGCGAGATGGTGATCAAGGGGGTGATTTTGTTCTACGGCTGTGAAATCATCATTAACCGTGGCAACAAGTTCTGGGGCAGGGTGCTGAATATTTCGGTGATGGCGGCTTCTGGTATTCTGGGTGCCAAGGGATTGCTGCAACTTTGA
- the gmd gene encoding GDP-mannose 4,6-dehydratase, whose protein sequence is MQKVALITGITGQDGAYLAEFLLKKGYIVHGIKRRASLFNTDRIDHLYQDPHVSNRNFILHYGDMTDSSSLIRIIQQVQPDEIYNLAAQSHVAVSFEEPEYTANSDALGALRVLEAIRILGLEKKSRFYQASTSELYGLVQETPQKETTPFYPRSPYAVAKLYAYWITVNYREAYGMYACNGILFNHESPVRGETFVTRKITRALARIKLGLQDCLFLGNMDAKRDWGHAKDYVEMQWLMLQQDHAEDFVIATGVQYSVRDFVDAAAEELGIKIRWEGSGVDEKGYDAAGKCIVSVDPRYFRPTEVETLLGDPTKAKTKLGWTPKVTFKELVAEMVREDLKASERDDLCRREGFKTFDYHE, encoded by the coding sequence ATGCAAAAGGTAGCGCTTATTACAGGTATAACAGGGCAGGACGGGGCTTATCTGGCAGAGTTTCTGCTCAAAAAGGGTTATATCGTACATGGCATCAAACGTCGTGCATCGTTGTTCAATACCGATCGCATCGATCATCTTTACCAGGATCCGCATGTTTCTAACCGGAATTTCATTCTTCATTACGGGGATATGACGGATTCTAGCAGCCTGATTCGGATTATTCAGCAGGTGCAGCCGGATGAAATCTACAATCTGGCCGCGCAGAGCCATGTGGCGGTTTCGTTCGAGGAGCCGGAATATACGGCCAACTCTGATGCGCTGGGGGCGCTGCGGGTGTTGGAGGCGATCCGGATACTGGGGCTGGAAAAGAAAAGCCGTTTTTACCAGGCATCCACTTCAGAACTTTACGGGTTGGTGCAGGAAACTCCACAAAAGGAGACGACGCCGTTTTACCCCCGTTCGCCCTATGCGGTGGCGAAGCTTTATGCCTACTGGATTACCGTTAACTATCGTGAAGCGTATGGCATGTATGCCTGCAACGGGATTTTGTTCAACCACGAATCACCTGTTCGTGGCGAGACTTTCGTTACGCGCAAAATTACTCGCGCGCTGGCGCGTATCAAGCTGGGTTTGCAGGATTGCTTGTTCCTGGGGAACATGGATGCCAAGCGCGACTGGGGCCACGCTAAGGATTACGTGGAAATGCAATGGCTGATGCTGCAACAGGATCACGCTGAAGATTTCGTGATTGCGACGGGTGTGCAGTACAGCGTACGTGATTTTGTCGATGCGGCTGCGGAAGAATTGGGGATTAAAATCCGCTGGGAGGGTTCTGGCGTTGATGAGAAGGGTTATGACGCTGCCGGTAAGTGTATTGTTTCGGTCGATCCCCGCTATTTCCGCCCTACCGAGGTGGAAACGCTGCTAGGTGATCCGACCAAGGCAAAAACCAAGCTGGGATGGACGCCTAAAGTGACCTTCAAGGAACTGGTCGCTGAAATGGTGCGCGAAGATTTGAAAGCTTCTGAGCGGGATGATCTATGCCGGCGTGAGGGCTTCAAAACGTTTGATTACCATGAGTAA
- the fcl gene encoding GDP-L-fucose synthase has translation MQFSDKIYVAGHRGLVGSALMRRLEKGGYSNIVTRTHAELDLKDQRAVTEFFAQEKPDHVFLAAAKVGGIVANNTYPADFIYQNLMIQSNVIHAAYSNEVKKLLFLGSSCIYPKFAPQPMKEEHLLTGVLEPTNEPYAVAKIAGIKMCGAYNRQYDTNFMSVMPTNLYGLGDNYDLQNSHVMPALIRKMHEAKIRGDAQVSVWGSGTPRREFLYGDDMADACVFLMENRNANDTGEFVNIGVGEDITIRELAERVAKVVGFHGELVFDSSKPDGTPQKLLDVTHLNKLGWRAKTAMDEGIGKAYQDFMRRYGA, from the coding sequence ATGCAATTCAGCGACAAGATCTATGTGGCCGGCCACCGCGGGTTGGTGGGTTCGGCGCTGATGCGCCGCCTTGAAAAGGGCGGTTATTCGAATATCGTGACGCGCACGCATGCCGAACTGGACTTGAAGGATCAGCGGGCGGTAACAGAGTTCTTTGCGCAGGAGAAGCCGGACCACGTGTTTCTGGCCGCTGCCAAGGTGGGGGGGATTGTTGCTAACAACACCTATCCGGCGGATTTTATCTACCAGAACCTGATGATCCAGAGCAACGTGATTCACGCAGCCTATTCTAATGAAGTGAAGAAGCTGCTGTTTCTGGGTTCAAGTTGTATCTACCCGAAGTTTGCTCCTCAACCCATGAAGGAAGAGCATCTGCTGACGGGCGTGCTGGAGCCGACCAACGAGCCCTATGCGGTTGCCAAGATTGCCGGCATCAAGATGTGCGGCGCCTATAATCGCCAGTACGACACCAATTTTATGAGCGTGATGCCGACCAACCTGTATGGCTTGGGAGATAATTACGATCTGCAGAATTCGCATGTGATGCCAGCGCTGATCCGCAAGATGCACGAAGCCAAAATACGTGGAGATGCGCAGGTTAGCGTGTGGGGCAGCGGTACCCCACGACGCGAGTTTTTGTACGGCGATGATATGGCTGATGCCTGTGTCTTTCTGATGGAAAACCGGAATGCGAATGATACCGGAGAATTCGTCAATATTGGTGTGGGGGAAGATATAACCATCCGTGAGTTGGCGGAACGAGTGGCCAAGGTGGTGGGTTTCCATGGTGAACTGGTATTTGATTCCAGCAAGCCGGATGGGACGCCGCAGAAACTGCTGGATGTGACGCATTTGAACAAATTGGGATGGCGCGCGAAAACCGCAATGGATGAGGGTATCGGGAAGGCTTATCAGGATTTTATGCGGCGGTATGGCGCGTAA